Proteins from a single region of Oryza brachyantha chromosome 6, ObraRS2, whole genome shotgun sequence:
- the LOC102712547 gene encoding heat stress transcription factor C-2b-like has protein sequence MAAAGGGGGAAPFVWKTYRMVEDPGTDGVIGWGKGNNSFVVADPFVFSQTLLPAHFKHNNFSSFVRQLNTYGFRKVDPDRWEFAHASFLRGQTHLLRNIVRRGSAAAGGGGAGKRRDASALDGSGGDDDMTMVATEVVRLKQEQRTIDDRVAAMWRRVQETERRPKQMLAFLLKVVGDRDRLHRLVGAGGNGASPAAAVDDGFAGAASPVEGGEKRARLLLDGDLQVGHNAASVAFGPDAVDFAGFYTGADMFPDMPVDAAAAPAGCSFAFGVDSGY, from the exons atggcggcggcgggaggaggaggaggggcggcGCCGTTCGTGTGGAAGACGTACAGGATGGTGGAGGACCCGGGGACGGACGGGGTGATCGGGTGGGGGAAGGGGAACAACagcttcgtcgtcgccgaccccTTCGTCTTCTCGCAGACGCTGCTGCCGGCGCACTTCAAGcacaacaacttctccagcttcGTCCGCCAGCTCAACACCTAT GGCTTCCGCAAGGTGGACCCGGACCGGTGGGAGTTCGCTCACGCGTCGTTCCTGCGTGGCCAGACCCACCTCCTCCGCAACATCGTCCGACGCGGCAGCGCGGCCGCGGGCGGGGGAGGCGCCGGCAAGCGCAGGGACGCGTCGGCGTTggatggcagcggcggcgacgacgacatgacgatggtggcgacggAGGTGGTCCGGCTGAAACAGGAGCAGCGCACCATCGACGACAGGGTGGCGGCGATGTGGCGCCGCGTGCAGGAGACGGAGCGCAGGCCCAAGCAGATGCTGGCGTTCCTCCTCAAGGTCGTCGGCGACCGCGACAGGCTGCACCGCCTCGTCGGCGcgggcggcaacggcgcctcccccgccgcggccgtcgacgACGGGTTCGCGGGTGCCGCCTCGCCCGTGGAGGGCGGCGAGAAGCGCGCGAGGCTGCTGCTCGACGGCGACCTGCAGGTCGGTCACAACGCCGCCTCCGTCGCGTTCGGCCCGGACGCCGTCGACTTCGCCGGGTTCTACACCGGCGCCGACATGTTCCCCGACATGCCCGTGGATGcagccgccgcgccagccggcTGCTCGTTCGCTTTCGGAGTGGACAGCGGCTACTGA
- the LOC107304430 gene encoding uncharacterized protein LOC107304430 isoform X2, giving the protein MLINERKFEGVMEISILKAFNSPSLFKMRRKCHCRLPLCTRCSIIKIVPHNKMIFGTYEREIWCCHVTGDLHSHGTPIDMVTMRLNKQPCEHGAKRNHGTPYALLIGKRAPLEILMCMVRWPSRFVSGL; this is encoded by the exons ATGCTCATAAAT GAAAGGAAGTTTGAGGGTGTAATGGAGATTTCTATACTAAAAGCTTTCAATTCGCCCAG TTTGTTTAAAATGAGAAGAAAGTGCCATTGTCGGTTGCCTCTGTGCACCAGGTGCTCAATAATCAAGATAGTGCCACACAACAAGATGATCTTTGGGACATATGAGAGGGAAATATGGTGTTGCCATGTCACCGGTGACCTCCATTCTCACGGCACACCAATTGATATG GTTACAATGAGATTGAACAAGCAGCCATGTGAGCATGGAGCAAAGAGGAACCATGGTACACCATATGCCCTCCTTATTGGAAAGAGGGCTCCACTGGAAATTCTGATGTGTATG GTAAGATGGCCTTCTAGGTTTGTAAGTGGTTTGTAA
- the LOC107304430 gene encoding uncharacterized protein LOC107304430 isoform X1, translating into MLINERKFEGVMEISILKAFNSPSLFKMRRKCHCRLPLCTRCSIIKIVPHNKMIFGTYEREIWCCHVTGDLHSHGTPIDMVTMRLNKQPCEHGAKRNHGTPYALLIGKRAPLEILMCMQVRWPSRFVSGL; encoded by the exons ATGCTCATAAAT GAAAGGAAGTTTGAGGGTGTAATGGAGATTTCTATACTAAAAGCTTTCAATTCGCCCAG TTTGTTTAAAATGAGAAGAAAGTGCCATTGTCGGTTGCCTCTGTGCACCAGGTGCTCAATAATCAAGATAGTGCCACACAACAAGATGATCTTTGGGACATATGAGAGGGAAATATGGTGTTGCCATGTCACCGGTGACCTCCATTCTCACGGCACACCAATTGATATG GTTACAATGAGATTGAACAAGCAGCCATGTGAGCATGGAGCAAAGAGGAACCATGGTACACCATATGCCCTCCTTATTGGAAAGAGGGCTCCACTGGAAATTCTGATGTGTATG CAGGTAAGATGGCCTTCTAGGTTTGTAAGTGGTTTGTAA
- the LOC102717532 gene encoding protodermal factor 1-like — protein MVCKILLVTALLVGIASQSSATRSMQGGHVAEKKFGGGGGGGGYGGGGGYGGGGGGGYGGGGGGGGYSPSPMTGFTGSCDFWKSNPDKIISCIGSLGSIVGSFGDVCSSFFGGKLQTLQDALCNTRKDCYGDLLREGAAAYINSMAAKKAKFAYTTHQVKDCILLGLTSKAAAVEQAAMFKKANLACHY, from the exons atggTCTGCAAGATCCTTCTGGTCACAGCTCTCCTGGTCGGCATTGCTTCCCAGAGCTCTGCAACCAGGAGCATGCAGGGTGGTCACGTCGCTGAGAAGAAGT tcggcggcggcggcggcggtggaggctacggcggtggtggaggctacggtggaggcggcggcggagggtatggaggcggcggcggcggcggtggctacTCACCGTCACCGATGACCGGATTCACCGGGAGCTGCGA CTTCTGGAAGAGCAACCCGGACAAGATCATCTCGTGCATCGGGTCGCTGGGGAGCATCGTGGGCTCGTTCGGTGACGTGTGCAGCTCCTTCTTCGGCGGCAAGCTGCAGACGCTGCAGGACGCGCTGTGCAACACCCGCAAGGACTGCTACGGCGACCTGCTCCgggagggcgccgccgcgtacATCAACTCCATGGCCGCCAAGAAGGCCAAGTTCGCCTACACCACGCACCAGGTCAAGGACTGCATCCTCCTCGGCCTCACCTccaaggccgccgccgtcgagcagGCCGCCATGTTCAAGAAGGCCAACCTCGCCTGCCACTACTAG